The sequence CTAAATTATTAATTCTATCTAATAAGGTATTATAATTTTTGCATTACCAATTAATTCCATATCACCATAAAACAGCACACTATCATCATCTAGCATTATTATATTTTTGTTATATTTTTTCGCTAAACTTTTTATTTTTTTTATATAATCTTCATCCCACTTTGAATGAACATCTATCAAAAAATCTAATTTGAAGTTATCAAATCCCTCTAGCTCCTCAAATTTCTTAATAAAACTATTCTGCTTAGTTATAAAATAATTATCAAAAAATATTAGTGCACCCGCACTCTCTCCTATAATTAATCCTTTAAAATTTTTAATTGCTTTTCTGTATGAATTTAACTTCTGTTTTAGCATATGGGGATTTCCGCCCATTAAAATTATTAACCCCGACTCATTTATACATTTCATAATATCACTAAAGCTATCTTTGTAACAATTGACGTGTTTAATATCATAAATACCAAGACTGTTAAGTTGTATTTCATATTTATATTTACGCGGATTTATCCAATTTTCATCGAGTTCACTAGCAGTCATTTCAACAGGAAATGCCCAACTAAATACAATTGTCTTTTTATTTTTTAATACTTTAAGTCTATCCCAGCGCGAAAAAACACTACGCAACAAAAAGTGCCTTTTCGATTTTAGTTCAAACCACGAAACCGAAAACGCGCACGGGTAACGC is a genomic window of Christensenellaceae bacterium containing:
- a CDS encoding Type 1 glutamine amidotransferase-like domain-containing protein, with product MLRSVFSRWDRLKVLKNKKTIVFSWAFPVEMTASELDENWINPRKYKYEIQLNSLGIYDIKHVNCYKDSFSDIMKCINESGLIILMGGNPHMLKQKLNSYRKAIKNFKGLIIGESAGALIFFDNYFITKQNSFIKKFEELEGFDNFKLDFLIDVHSKWDEDYIKKIKSLAKKYNKNIIMLDDDSVLFYGDMELIGNAKIIIPY